The DNA region tgtgtgtgtgtgtcctgtgttgactgttcctgtgagtgtgtgtgtttgtcctgtgttgactgtgtgtgtgtgtcctgtgttgactgttcctgtgagtgtgtttgtgtcctgtgTTGACTGTtcctgtgagcgtgtgtgtgtcctgtgttgactgttcctctgtgtgtgtgtgtgtgtgtcgtgttaactgtgtgtgtgtgtccgtcctgTGTTgactgttcctgtgtgtgtgttcctccctCAGCTGCAGTGGCTGCTGGATAACTATGAGACTGCTGAGGGGGTGAGCCTGGCGCGCTGCTCGCTCTACAACCACTACCTGCGCCACTGCCAGGAGCAGAAGCTGGACCCCGTCAACGCCGCGTCCTTCGGCAAGCTCATCCGCTCCGTCTTCATGGGGCTCCGCACCAGACGCCTCGGCACCAGGTCAGACGCcgccaaacacacacgcacacacaaccaggCCTCagcgccaccacacacacacacacaactggccAACCAGGCTGCTTAACATACACAATCAGGCTCAGCGCTGCCACCACACACTCAACCAGCCAACCAGGCCTCAgctgcttaacacacacacacaacaaggccTTCTCTGCCTAACGCACACAGAGACTGAGCTTGGCCCAGAGCCAGGCCTGATCCACATCCATCCTTATTCAAACTGCTGTCTGTGTGCAGTGGAAAGTGATGGTTCCCTTATTAGCACTGATATGACATTAAAGAGCACAGGGTCTTATTTCAAAAAATAATTTACATAGCTATGATTTATTTTACTCATACTTGATGGTTAATTGAAAccagtttgtgtctgtgttattgTTTAGTGTTggtgagctctgtgtgtgtgtgtcatgagtaACTCacgttctgctctgctctgttccgTTCCGTTCTGTCCTCCCTGCAGGGGTAACTCAAAGTACCACTATTACGGCATCCGGATAAAGCCGGACTCCCCTCTCAACCGGCTGCAGGAGGACTCGCAGTACATGGCCATGAGGCAGCAGCCTGTGCACCAGAAACAGAGGTGAGcccctctttcacactctcgctcgctctcacaCTGATTGACAGTGACTGCATGTGTCCTGATGGGTCCTGCAGTGATTGGCCTTGCCCTTGTCGTTTTAGCCATATATCGGAACGTCACCTATTTCTGCCCATGCCCTATTTCTGCccttttacgtgtatgtgtcacttaatgctttcatttctatacaaaccaaggcggctgattcctaaagaaacgcaagcacccaccccataagtgtatctagattagctatgtaccaaaaattccattttaccgtgactcgaagagctgtaaacagtgttgtaagactgtgtgtacaaatccgcttggatcTCCAGTGAAATTTTGATTTCGCGACAAGAATTCTCGgcctaaccgttgatgtgccgagtGGAAAtagggcacccaccagcccagcaccaaactcCGAGCACGGTGAACAAAATCGGATGTTTAAGGCaataaatgctcccgttaagaatcAAACCcaattttgttcaaatctacacacctttGGCTACtagaaaatgtaaggttaatttatcaaatgttattttgaagtattacaCTCTACAAtctttgttttagaattttgtAACGAAAGGGGCAGAAATGGGTGCTTTTACgatagtaagtgtgtgtgtgtgtgtgtgtgtgtgtgtgtgtgtgtgtgtgcgccaggtTTAAGCCACTGCAGAAGGTGGACAGCGTGGGTTACGGTTTGTCCGGCGGCTCCAATAATGCCTCCAGCACCCCTGAGCAGTCCGTGGCCGCCCAGagccagcaccaccagcagtaCATTGGTaagcacacccacacccccacactacacccacaccaccacactacaccaccaGCAGTACATCGGtaaccacacccacaccccccacctccatccCCACACCACCAGCAGTACATCGGtaaccacaccaccccacacccccacaccaccctaCACCCtacacccacaccaccacacgccaccacacaccaccagcagTACATCGGTAAGCAcagccacacccacacccacacccaccctacacccacaccaccacactacaccaccaGCAGTACATCGGTacccacaccccccaccccaccaaacCACACCACCAGCAGTACATCGGTAACCACACCCtgccacacccacaccccccccccaccacaccacaccaccagcagTACATCGGTAACCACActacacccacccccacccccagcaccaccagcagtaCATCGGTAAGCACAGCCCCCCCCCAGCAGTACATCGGTAACCACACCCtgccacacccacacccccccccccaccacaccacaccaccagcagTACATCGGTAACCACActacacccacccccacccccagcaccaccagcagtaCATCGGTACAGCACAGCCCCCCAGCAGTACCATTGTGGCTTTGCACCAAAGAGTTCAAAGAGTTTTAGTTTCAGTACATGACGCACGAGTTCAAGAGTTTTAGTttcagttgttgttgttgttgttgttgttgttgttgttgttgcagacGTGTCGCatgctctccctcccttccctcctctgGACCTGGGCCCCGTGCCCCTGCCTGAGCGCATCAACATGGCCGACATCAAGAAGCTGCAGACCCTCTACAGGGACCACTGCGAGGTAGTtaaccagccacacacacacacacactgctccaaaACCACACTTGCACTTTGCATCCACACAAGACTGATGGGGGCTGCTGTGCTTGAGACCATGAACAAGTACTGAATAACTGTAAATACTTACTAGACATCTCATCCTTGTTATTGCAAACACTAAACGGAACAAATGTTACGTGGGAACTGAAGTacaacctacacctttaagggttaatgcaTAAAGGTAATCAGACTTTCTTTCAttgttcctcctcttcccccttctcctccgtctcctcccctcctcctcctattctcctccgtctcctcccctcctcctcctcttctccatccccttctcctctactcctcccctcttcctctactcctcttctcctccatctccttctcttctcctctcctccccttcttctcctccgtcctcttctcctctcctccccttcttctcctccgtcctcttctcctctcctccagggGGGTTGTTTGGGGGAGAGCTTTTTTCCTGTCTTTGTTGTGCTTTCTGAACACTTCAGTTCAGTTCCAGCTGATCAGAAGTGATCAGAAGTGGGCCAGACTCAGGGCTGCCTTTAGCAGAGGGGCCACTGCACTGATAGCAGTCCGAAATAGCCTGCTGTAGCCCCCCTGAGAGGGCTGGGGGGAGAGAGTGCTtcattagctgtgtgtgtgtgtgggggggggggttgtcatATTATATATTGCCCACCCTCCCTttgcccccccatcccccttcatCCCCTGGTTGTGAAGATGTAGCTATTAAGCTCGTAGCTGACTGTGGGACATCATCATCTTTTTGTCCCCGCGGCTCCTCCTCTTCTGCCTCTTATCTGGACCCACTGCCTGTGCTATCTCGGACTGGacagggggctgtgtgtgtgtgtgtgagtgtatgtttgtggggATGTTTTTTAATGAACTCTAGAGCTGTTTAAGCTGTGTGAAACTCTGGAGGAGGTTGTGGGAGGAAGAGCTTTGGAAAagtaaagaaataaaaagaatGCAAGTGCATGCCTGTGCAtggttgccacacacacacacacacacacacacacacacacacacacacacacacacacacagacagtgaccTGAGTGAAGGCTGTTGTGGAAGGGACGCCGTGGAAACACACTTTTTTAAGATTCCCCAGCTGTAGACACCCAGGCTTTCTCTTCCCTTCCGTGGTGAAGCGCTCTGAAGGTAGAACTGCTCCCTGTTTGTCCGGGCTGGGgaattttttttcccccttccctttttgttttggaggcctgtgtTTTGAGCCGTTGCCCTGGGCAACGGTAAACAAGGTTGCCATGGCAATCCCTGGCGAGGAAGCAGAAAACATATCATGTGATTGAAGGGAAAGCCTATACAGCACTGTAACTGGATACAAGGCTGCGTGCGCTGCCAGGAGAGGATCTTTGGGCATGCCGTGAATCATACGCATATGGAGACAGTGGGCCACAGACATGCATAATAGACAAAACACATTGAAACATTTCGGCCCTCCCCccccgcactctctctctctgagtctctctgtctctttcacacacacacacacacacacacacacacacacacacacacacacacacacacacacacacacacacacactctctctcacagtgtgtgtgggcagagggggaaaaagaatGAAGTCTCAGAGCTCCTTTATGCTCTCCTCTTGgtatgttttgtgtttttttaatccACAAGTGATTACTTTGGCATTTGGGACATTTcttgaaaatgtatttttttcatAATATAACCACCAAAACAAATCTTGAGCGGCTAACCCTCAGCCATTTTGACCAAATCCAATCAGACCACTCAAAAGTGCACAATTCACAACTATGTGTTCACACAATGCCCACTGTGTTTTATAGCTTTAAAGTCATTCTTAAGCCATTTGTTTGTTCATGGGTATTTTGCGGTACATTTCTAATGGGTATATGTGAGATGACCCCATCTGTCTTTGCATAAGTGTGATATGTTTCAACGGAAGTGTGTGGGTGAAGGGTGGAGTTCAGCTATGCCAAGAATATTTGCTGAACCTCTTCTCCACTTTCCAGCAACTTGCCCTTACCTTAGTCCTCAGTAATAGGCCGCATGTGAAGAGACCCCATAAGCTGCCCCAGGGCTCCCTTGTAAAAGAGATTTGAATATCTCAATGGGACATCAcctggtaaaataaaggataaataaataaaaaaaataagctcTGCATCATAATGTGTAGTTGTGcggggtggaggaggggtgtTTGTGTTTAGCGTTAGCGCGGGGCACGGGAATAATTCACTTTAGAACGTTAATGATTTATTGGGAGTGAATGAATCACAGGTTCCCTGTGCGCGGGATGACAGGCTGTTGCGCGCACTGTggcccactctgtgtgtgttggctcaCGCTGCtgctggagagggagaaagagagagaaaagaggaggagaggagagggagagagagaggaggagagaagagagggagaggggagagggagaggagaggagaggaggagagggagaggagagagagaggaggagagggagaggagatgttTAATGTTGCGCAGCAGCTATGAGGAAGTGGTGGAGAGCCTCCCGTCAGCTTGAGCTCAtttacacacagagtgagagaggaaactCTTGCCTAATACCCCTCTGTGTGCAAGAGCAGCAGAGCTCGGAGTGTGTGTGACGGCCCGGGAACAACCCCGCTGCCTGGGGGGGAGAAACGCAAGCACGAGTCACTTAAGACTGGAGTGTCACACAAGAGTtcctaatgtgtgtatgtgtgtgtcttaggcAACACTGGATGTTGTGATGAACCTGCAGTTCCACTACATTGAGAAGCTCTGGCAGTCCTTCTGGTGTTCAAGTGCGCCATCTAGTGACGGATCCACTACAATCACTAACAGGTCAGTTCCCCCCCAGCACATGAGGAGACCAAACTCCCACAGGGTCTCTTATCAGAGAGGGCTTCTTCTCAAGGGATGTGTTCATGAGCGATCGATCCAATCATAACCCAGATTAGCATAGCACAGCACTCCTGATTGGTGGGCTTCACTGTCTGTCACGAGTAATGGCAGCCTTTGTGATTAGGTAATAGAGTACTGAAGTGTGACGTTGCGTTTCCTTGgcggcagaatcactggatctaaacgaactttcgaagtggcttaaatagcattgaatgtagacatgtggcatcatttctagctaataaaaataaatatagccATTTAAACTAGGCAGCAgtttagccacataacacggattccctggcaggtgtaatagaaagaaacataattccagtggatatttcttgtcttctcaaagactggcggctgttaagagtgacgttttttgccaaaaaaataaagccaaaacacgtccgtgaatttaaggattttaacagcatgctgtgaagttacatgcaggtctcttttacagaggaaacccatgctaaaataaaactctgtagtcacaaatttgatcgtgttggtatgatgatgttgtagtatgtgattcctacagtgtaaaaaaataaataaactaacgtcttagaaacgttaagaaagccaccgctaatggtgattactgtggttagattgatttgtttagatccagtgctATCGCCCTGCTGCCCAATCCCATAGATTAGCATAAAGGGCCGATCACACCAGGAATGATTACTATAGCCATAACTataaaagcgtccacactgaccaaacATTTaagcaaagtctctccttggTGTTAATGAatgctgattggctgtcagcttttttattgttctgaaagtgatccccaatgaCATCGTTCAtgtgtgtgaacgtcgtcattcatattaacgagaacaatattttttttatagttaTGTTTTTTGGTGAGAACGGCCCTTAAGTGCGGATTCTcactggaggtgtgtgtttgtctgttgcGTAGCGACGAGGACATGGAGAACGTGATTCCGCATGAGACGCTGGTGGCGCTGTGCAAGTATGAGCCTGTGAAGCAGTGGATGCGCAGCTGTGACCACATCCTGTACCAGGCCCTGGTGGAGATCCTCATCCCAGACGTCCTGAGACCTGTGCCCAGTGAGTCGCCATGCAACACCacctggagcacacacacacttggctaaTGAAGCCCACCCACCCCCCGTTATTTCTGGACACCTGGAGCATTGCACAGTGTCCTGtgagacacgcacgcacacacaattagGTGGCCAGGAcaccccctactctttgcggTGGGTGCCATGGGGTCTTTAGTGACCACAGTGAGTCCTACAGTGAGTCCTACtcccacagtgagtcaggacctcggtttaacgtctcatccgaaggacggcatTGTGTTTGCTCTGTGACCAGAGGGTAGACTGCCCCCTACTggcccaccaacaccactttcAGCAGCAACTTCGCTTTCccaggaggtctcccatccacgTACTAAACAAGCCCACACTTGCTTAGCTTCAGTCATTCAGCAGAGGCAGGGAATCCACTGGTCTGGCTACTGGCCACAGTCCTGTAGTGTCCAGGGGCTGTATTGTGTTGCATACTAAGACAAAAAGAGCCCTCTCATTAAAGACGCACTCTAAAAATACTTTAATGGACCCAGGTCATTGGACCCTTTCTCAGCATCCCTGATATGTAGTGGCCAAGTACTCCTCTTAAAACAGGAATATCTCAGAAAGCTTTAATTGCTGGGTTGGGTGTATGAGGGCACATTCAagcacatttcaaacacactttaGCGTAGGATGTTCGACACCGTACACCCTGTATATATTCCCTCGTAATCAAGACGTTGAACAGTGAACATTTAAAGTGTTTGTGACGTGTTGTTGTTTGAGTGGGCCCTGATGTCATTGTTGTTTGTGACGTTGAGTGGGCCCTGATGTTGTTGTCGTTGTGCTGTCCCCAGGCACGCTGACCCAGGCCATCCGTAACTTTGCCAAGAGCCTGGAGAGTTGGCTGACGTCCGCCATGTGTGACTTCCCCCAGGAGACCGTGCGCACTAAGGTAACAACgtcaatatgtttttatttcagtttcatttatataaaaataaaagaggAGACCGTGCACACCAAGGTAACAACGTCAATATGTACATTTCATAGTTTCATGGTTCAAGAAACATGGTGTATCCACTGAAATACACAACATACTGTTGAGAAGCAGTTGATTTGATGTATGATTGATACCTTCCTTGTTTACTTGGTCTTCCAAACATTATATTGCATGGTTATTAATATAACACTGCTAAACATTACAGGGTCAAGTTTCATGTATTAACTGCTGTGAATGTTATTGGGTGGCAGCTGTGTTGTGAGAGTGAAAGTATGACCCAGGTGTTGCACTGAGCATTTGCATTCACCTGTGGTGCTTCTGTCCTCCGGCccacaggtggcagtggtgTCTGCGTTTGCACAGACGCTGCGCAGGTACACCTCTTTGAACCACCTGGCGCAGGCGGCGCGCGCCGTGCTGCAGAACACCTCCCAGATCAACCAGATGCTGTCCGACCTCAACCGCGTGGACTTCGCTAACGTGCAGGTATGCCGCGCCGCTctcgaccctccacacacacacacacgctgtccgACTTCAACCGCGTGGACTTTGCTAACGTACAGGTATGCCGCGCCACTCTCGACCctccatacactcacacacacgcaccagatGCTGTCCGATCTCAACTGTGTGGACTTGGCTAACGTGCAGGTACGCTGCGCCACTCTCAGccctcatctcacacacacacacacactcacacaccatccTCCACACCTACCTTGTCAGCATGAGCATCAGCTGTTCCCATTGGACCCTCTGAGCCAACAGCAGCTTTTAATTCATACATTCAGCAGCTTTTAATTCATAcattcagggttttttttattaacaaaTTGAAGGGATGCTTCTGATGGAACTGAGCTTGCCAGTAAAATGTGTATTCAGTGTGTGTATTCTCAAGCAGAAACCGTTCTCACCTTTAAAACAAGGGCTTTCCCTGTGTGATGCATGACAACCACTGAATCCCTCTTTGTTTGagtgcgtgtgcgcatgtgtgtcaCACCCTGAAACTGTAGGGTGTGTATTCCCAGTTCAAATGagctgtaaagtgtgtgtgtgtctgtgtatagcAGTGCctaaccttgtgtgtgtgtgtgtgttgtgtgtgtgtgcgggcctaGCAGTGCCTAAccctgtgcgtgcgtgtgtgagagcatCACAGTGCctgacccagtgtgtgtgtgtgtgtccacaggagCAGGCGTCGTGGGTGTGCCAGTGTGACGAGAGCATGGTGCAGCGGCTGGAGCAGGACTTCAAGGTGACGCTGCAGCAGCAAAGCTCCCTGGACCAGTGGGCCGCCTGGCTGGACAACGTGGTCAACCAGGTGCTGAAGCCCCACGAGGGTAGCCCCAGCTTCCCCCGTGCCGCCCGCCAGTTCCTGCTCAAATGGTCCTTCTACAGGTGAGGCCCACATCCCTGCTCTCCCTCACACTGCCCGCACAGAGCCCTGAGATccccactctccctcacactgcCCGCACAGAGCCCTGAGATCCCCACTCTCCCTCACGCTGCACAGAGCCCTGAGATCCCCACTCTCCCTCACGCTGCACAGAGCCCTGATCCCTGTGTGCA from Alosa alosa isolate M-15738 ecotype Scorff River chromosome 9, AALO_Geno_1.1, whole genome shotgun sequence includes:
- the rfx2 gene encoding DNA-binding protein RFX2, yielding MVFQREQLISPERQVDSSGLLTSPPGRGLELDRAGSVLVSRGGSDCNDAVALATATSAQAPVVQPVPASQQRVLVQATGSSQKSPQVQQLSVPRVQQVSQHVQQVQHVYPSQVQYVESGEAVYTNGTIRTAYSYNHEAQLYGQGSGGAYFDSQAGGAQVTTVVSSASGVHPHSMVGIAMDVGGSQIISSGSAYLIHGSSMEGGRHHNTPTSRSSSAMLEMAIENLQKSEGIATHKSSLLNSHLQWLLDNYETAEGVSLARCSLYNHYLRHCQEQKLDPVNAASFGKLIRSVFMGLRTRRLGTRGNSKYHYYGIRIKPDSPLNRLQEDSQYMAMRQQPVHQKQRFKPLQKVDSVGYGLSGGSNNASSTPEQSVAAQSQHHQQYIDVSHALPPFPPLDLGPVPLPERINMADIKKLQTLYRDHCEATLDVVMNLQFHYIEKLWQSFWCSSAPSSDGSTTITNSDEDMENVIPHETLVALCKYEPVKQWMRSCDHILYQALVEILIPDVLRPVPSTLTQAIRNFAKSLESWLTSAMCDFPQETVRTKVAVVSAFAQTLRRYTSLNHLAQAARAVLQNTSQINQMLSDLNRVDFANVQEQASWVCQCDESMVQRLEQDFKVTLQQQSSLDQWAAWLDNVVNQVLKPHEGSPSFPRAARQFLLKWSFYSSMVIRDLTLRSAASFGSFHLIRLLYDEYMFYLVEHRVALATGETPIAVMGEFSDLNSMMPVLMDKDPSFSDDMSDLGSDGDVSRGPSEPAVKRERIELNHSLQEI